From one Lycorma delicatula isolate Av1 chromosome 2, ASM4794821v1, whole genome shotgun sequence genomic stretch:
- the LOC142320095 gene encoding SCAN domain-containing protein 3-like codes for MDKWIKRKKCNDENRDNDDVHDQVNEPTPETSKYTPFSKKYVVPRKYNDDFFQFGFTSSMENDIVVPECVICGFKLSNSAMVPSKLQRHLVTNHPSLSTKEKSYFESYLSSKLKQGKNFKKQLCVSEKAQVASYEIAELIAVKLKPHNLAEEIILPACRKIVKTMIGGSADIEISKIPLSNDTIHRRIKDLSENIEQNTAKTLANSNFAIQIDETTDITGNSQLIAFVRFIHENDIINQFLCCRELSDFTTDGAPAMTGHIKGFVAHVKELNENILVTHCFLHREALVTKFLPSDLKIVLEQCVKMVNYIKSRPLKSRLFKELCQAMEAKFDVNFTLELLRQVV; via the exons ATGGACaaatggataaaaagaaaaaagtgtaatgatgaaaataGAGATAATGATGACGTTCACGACCAAGTTAATGAACCAACCCCCGAAACAAGTAAATATACACCTTTCTCAAAAAAGTACGTTGTCCCTCGGaaatataatgatgatttttttcaatttggattTACCTCATCAATGGAAAATGACATAGTTGTTCCCGAGTGTGTAATATGTggttttaaattatcaaacagtGCTATGGTTCCTAGCAAACTTCAACGTCACTTGGTGACTAACCATCCTTCGCTTTCAACAAAAGAGAAAAGCTACTTTGAAAGTTATTTATCATCAAAACTTAAgcaaggaaaaaattttaaaaaacaattatgtgtGTCTGAAAAGGCTCAAGTCGCTTCTTATGAAATCGCTGAATTGATTGCAGTAAAATTAAAGCCTCATAATTTGgcagaagaaattatattaccTGCGTGtcgtaaaattgttaaaacaatgatTGGTGGATCTGCTGATATTGAAATTTCCAAAATACCCCTTTCAAATGATACAATACATCGCAGGATAAAAGACTTGTCTGAAAATATTGAGCAGAATACTGCAAAAACTCTTGCAAATTCGAATTTTGCTATACAAATAGATGAAACAACCGATATTACAGGAAATTCTCAATTAATTGCATTTGTTAGGTTTATTCatgaaaatgatattattaatcaatttttatgttgTCGAGAGTTATCTGATTTTACAActg ATGGTGCTCCAGCTATGACTGGACATATAAAAGGATTTGTTGCACatgttaaagaattaaatgaaaatatattagttaccCATTGTTTTTTGCATCGAGAAGcacttgtaacaaaatttttgccatcagatttaaaaatagttcTGGAACAatgtgtaaaaatggttaattatatCAAATCTAGACCattaaaaagtagattatttaaagaattatgccAAGCAATGGAAGCCAA